The Terracoccus luteus genome includes a region encoding these proteins:
- a CDS encoding alpha/beta fold hydrolase, producing the protein MTEITAHHGLFRSTNLHVDDTGGAGRPVVLIHGWPLSGESWSEQVPALTAAGYRVVTYDRRGFGRSDKPGSGYDYDTLTEDLHTLLTELDLQDVTLVGFSMGGGEVARYATKYGSERVRSVVFAAAVPPYLMKGDDNPDGPLDQEAADGMESGLKQDEDAFYDQFTTAFFSADGELKVTEEQRQQAIALAHQADTNAALKCMEAFATTDFRDDLPHVTVPTLVIHGDADGTVPFEGSGKRTHEAVAGSELHVVHGGPHGLNVSHADEFNRVLIDFLGR; encoded by the coding sequence ATGACCGAGATCACCGCCCACCACGGGCTGTTCAGGAGCACGAACCTGCACGTCGACGACACCGGTGGCGCGGGCCGCCCGGTGGTGCTCATCCACGGGTGGCCGCTCTCCGGGGAGTCGTGGTCCGAGCAGGTCCCGGCGCTGACCGCGGCGGGCTACCGCGTCGTCACGTACGACCGTCGCGGCTTCGGTCGCAGCGACAAGCCCGGGTCGGGCTACGACTACGACACCCTCACCGAGGACCTGCACACCCTGCTCACCGAGCTCGACCTGCAGGACGTCACGCTCGTCGGGTTCTCCATGGGCGGTGGCGAGGTCGCCCGCTACGCCACGAAGTACGGCTCCGAGCGGGTGCGCAGCGTCGTCTTCGCCGCCGCCGTGCCGCCGTACCTCATGAAGGGCGACGACAACCCCGACGGGCCGCTCGACCAGGAGGCCGCCGACGGCATGGAGTCGGGTCTCAAGCAGGACGAGGACGCCTTCTACGACCAGTTCACGACGGCCTTCTTCTCCGCCGACGGCGAGCTCAAGGTGACGGAGGAGCAGCGTCAGCAGGCCATCGCCCTCGCCCACCAGGCCGACACGAACGCGGCCCTGAAGTGCATGGAGGCGTTCGCCACCACCGACTTCCGCGACGACCTGCCCCACGTCACGGTGCCCACCCTCGTCATCCACGGCGACGCCGACGGCACGGTCCCGTTCGAGGGGTCCGGCAAGCGGACCCACGAGGCCGTCGCCGGCAGCGAGCTGCACGTCGTCCACGGTGGGCCGCACGGGCTCAACGTCAGCCACGCCGACGAGTTCAACCGGGTGCTCATCGACTTCCTCGGTCGCTGA
- a CDS encoding alpha/beta hydrolase-fold protein has product MSAARRLAINRLREGGPLDGPAIDRFVDRYGSPIIEGERATFLFRGDVDEVWVRHRVVGLPDGLPLKRIGESDLWAVTTVLPEGSRVEYQIEIRKGESYERFNDPLNPRVAQSPMGSSSVCAAVGYRVPEWVHHDPEARPGELVEEQVRSKALRRDQPIQIYLPARFNRAQSYPLLVVHDGTDYLQFAAMKTVLDNLIHRLDLDPLVAVFVPPRDRLKEYPNHAPHARFVARELVPLLTERLPLIDTPEARCLMGSSFGGIAAFSTAVRYPGFFGSLMLQSASLVFTDIGFDHGGGPAFDPVVKFVNAFREKPRQVVDRIHMSCGVYEPLITPNRSMVPVLRHTGTRVRYVESRDGHNWENWRDGLGVGLPWLFPGPQKYVYE; this is encoded by the coding sequence ATGAGCGCTGCGCGTCGACTGGCGATCAACCGCCTGCGTGAGGGAGGCCCCCTCGACGGCCCGGCCATCGACCGGTTCGTCGACCGGTACGGCTCGCCCATCATCGAGGGCGAGCGGGCGACCTTCCTCTTCCGCGGTGACGTCGACGAGGTGTGGGTGCGTCACCGTGTCGTCGGGCTGCCGGACGGCCTGCCGCTCAAGCGGATCGGTGAGTCGGACCTCTGGGCCGTGACGACGGTGCTGCCCGAGGGGTCGCGGGTGGAGTACCAGATCGAGATCCGCAAGGGTGAGAGCTACGAGCGCTTCAACGACCCGCTGAACCCGCGGGTGGCCCAGAGCCCGATGGGCTCGTCGTCGGTGTGCGCCGCCGTCGGGTACCGCGTGCCCGAGTGGGTGCACCACGACCCGGAGGCGCGCCCGGGCGAGCTCGTCGAGGAACAGGTGCGCAGCAAGGCGCTGCGCCGCGACCAGCCGATCCAGATCTACCTGCCGGCCCGGTTCAACCGCGCCCAGAGCTACCCGCTGCTCGTCGTGCACGACGGCACCGACTACCTCCAGTTCGCGGCGATGAAGACGGTGCTCGACAACCTCATCCACCGCCTCGACCTCGACCCGCTCGTCGCCGTCTTCGTGCCGCCGCGCGACCGGCTCAAGGAGTACCCGAACCACGCCCCGCACGCGCGCTTCGTCGCCCGCGAGCTGGTGCCGCTGCTGACGGAGCGGCTGCCCCTCATCGACACCCCCGAGGCGCGCTGCCTCATGGGCAGCTCGTTCGGCGGCATCGCGGCGTTCTCGACGGCAGTGCGCTACCCCGGGTTCTTCGGCTCCCTCATGCTGCAGTCGGCCTCGCTCGTGTTCACCGACATCGGCTTCGACCACGGTGGCGGGCCGGCGTTCGACCCGGTCGTGAAGTTCGTCAACGCCTTCCGGGAGAAGCCGCGTCAGGTCGTCGACCGCATCCACATGTCGTGCGGTGTCTACGAGCCGCTCATCACGCCGAACCGCTCGATGGTGCCGGTGCTGCGCCACACCGGGACGCGGGTGCGCTACGTCGAGTCGCGCGACGGGCACAACTGGGAGAACTGGCGCGACGGGCTGGGGGTGGGTCTGCCGTGGCTCTTCCCCGGCCCGCAGAAGTACGTGTACGAATGA
- a CDS encoding class I SAM-dependent methyltransferase translates to MTEIDPTRARSFGDLAEAYDRARPGYPDEAVDWLVPPVARVVADVAAGTGKLTGSLLARGLVVEAVEPDGAMLAVLRTRHPLARLHQAPAERLPLATAGVDAVLVAQAWHWLRPYDATNEVRRVLRGGGSLGLVWNTPDPRSAWEFAAHGLDPAAWVPPRVAVPDDDLPFPTGEVQTAEFAWTWTVTAEEWVAAVATQSAVSTLPAPEREALLAERRAVVLGRIEATNAPTVRLRHRAMCLRWTPGVDAS, encoded by the coding sequence GTGACGGAGATCGACCCGACGCGAGCGCGCAGCTTCGGTGACCTGGCCGAGGCGTACGACCGCGCCCGGCCCGGCTACCCGGACGAAGCCGTCGACTGGCTCGTCCCGCCGGTCGCCCGCGTCGTCGCGGACGTCGCCGCGGGCACGGGGAAGCTGACCGGGTCGCTGCTCGCGCGGGGGCTCGTCGTCGAGGCGGTCGAGCCCGACGGCGCGATGCTCGCGGTGCTGCGCACCCGGCATCCGCTCGCTCGGCTGCACCAGGCCCCCGCCGAACGGCTGCCGCTCGCGACGGCCGGCGTCGACGCCGTCCTCGTCGCGCAGGCCTGGCACTGGCTGCGGCCCTACGACGCGACGAACGAGGTGCGGCGGGTGCTCCGGGGTGGTGGGAGCCTCGGTCTCGTGTGGAACACGCCGGACCCGCGGTCCGCGTGGGAGTTCGCCGCCCACGGGCTCGACCCGGCGGCGTGGGTGCCTCCGCGCGTCGCCGTGCCCGACGACGACCTGCCTTTCCCGACCGGCGAGGTGCAGACCGCGGAGTTCGCCTGGACGTGGACGGTCACCGCCGAGGAGTGGGTCGCGGCCGTCGCGACGCAGTCCGCGGTGTCGACCCTGCCGGCTCCCGAGCGGGAGGCGCTGCTCGCGGAGCGCCGGGCCGTGGTGCTCGGCCGCATCGAGGCGACCAACGCCCCGACCGTGCGCCTGCGTCACCGGGCGATGTGCCTGCGGTGGACCCCGGGCGTCGACGCCTCGTAG
- a CDS encoding ATP-grasp domain-containing protein, with translation MNIIFVEPNFPANQRRFVHALASVGANVYGVGESDDHELGDELRGALAGYYRVGSVTNVEQMVEAVRFFQGQTWIDALEATVEAHTMPAAQVREQTGIPGTSVHTTWLCRDKPSMKEALRRAGVPTAASAAVESAEQAHEFADREGYPLILKPRAGAGAQGTVRVNDEHELMHALQGYAREGATSIAIEEFVEGHEGFYDTITLDGRVVHDWATHYFPNVLEAMRHRWISPQFITTNRIDDPSIGFYDEVRELGRRAIEVLGIETSATHMEWFYGPKGLRFSEIGCRPPGVGAWDLYSAANEVDVYREWAHVITHRSVEQPMRRTYSAGIVALRPDHEGHIRGYSGIDDVQDRYGEWLIDGHFPPVGHGTQAVEAGYMANAYVRLRHPDYDTARSMLDDIGRTVHVHAG, from the coding sequence GTGAACATCATCTTCGTCGAGCCGAACTTCCCGGCGAACCAGCGCCGCTTCGTGCACGCCCTGGCCTCGGTGGGCGCGAACGTCTACGGCGTGGGCGAGTCCGACGACCACGAGCTCGGTGACGAGCTGCGCGGGGCGCTCGCGGGCTACTACCGCGTCGGGTCGGTGACGAACGTCGAGCAGATGGTCGAGGCGGTCCGGTTCTTCCAGGGCCAGACGTGGATCGACGCCCTCGAGGCGACCGTCGAGGCCCACACGATGCCCGCCGCGCAGGTGCGCGAGCAGACCGGCATCCCCGGCACGAGCGTGCACACGACGTGGCTGTGCCGCGACAAGCCGTCGATGAAGGAGGCGCTGCGCCGCGCCGGGGTGCCCACCGCCGCCAGCGCCGCCGTCGAGTCGGCCGAGCAGGCGCACGAGTTCGCCGACCGCGAGGGCTACCCCCTCATCCTCAAGCCGCGCGCGGGGGCGGGCGCGCAGGGCACCGTCCGCGTGAACGACGAGCACGAGCTCATGCACGCCCTGCAGGGCTACGCGCGCGAGGGCGCCACGAGCATCGCCATCGAGGAGTTCGTCGAGGGGCACGAGGGCTTCTACGACACGATCACCCTCGACGGGCGGGTCGTGCACGACTGGGCCACCCACTACTTCCCCAACGTCCTCGAGGCGATGCGCCACCGGTGGATCTCGCCGCAGTTCATCACGACGAACCGCATCGACGACCCGTCCATCGGGTTCTACGACGAGGTGCGCGAGCTCGGCCGCCGCGCCATCGAGGTGCTCGGCATCGAGACGTCCGCCACCCACATGGAGTGGTTCTACGGCCCGAAGGGCTTGCGGTTCAGCGAGATCGGATGCCGGCCGCCCGGCGTGGGTGCGTGGGACCTCTACTCCGCCGCGAACGAGGTCGACGTGTACCGCGAGTGGGCGCACGTCATCACCCACCGGTCCGTCGAGCAGCCGATGCGCCGCACGTACTCCGCCGGCATCGTCGCGCTGCGTCCCGACCACGAAGGTCACATCCGCGGCTACAGCGGCATCGACGATGTGCAGGACCGCTACGGGGAGTGGCTCATCGACGGTCACTTCCCCCCGGTCGGGCACGGCACGCAGGCGGTCGAGGCCGGCTACATGGCCAACGCCTACGTGCGTCTGCGCCACCCCGACTACGACACGGCCCGGTCGATGCTCGACGACATCGGGCGCACCGTCCACGTGCACGCCGGCTGA
- a CDS encoding nucleotidyltransferase family protein yields the protein MTTPRMPFPRVPHVRGLLLAAGSGRRMGGPKALVRMGPDRPTLVEHAVTSLLDGGCDGVTVVVGAAGPEVTAIVAALGRDVDVVQCIDHLEGMGASVRSGLTSVTTANREGRDPVDAVLVSLVDLPDVGPEVVDRLLQSSAPAADNTDTTGATDSPARGAAVDATPDPTAAQSDAGRPASGWRSVLARTAYEGTPGHPVVIGRDHWAAVAEAAVGDRGARDHFRTNEHVLVECGDLATGVDVDTPDELASRG from the coding sequence GTGACCACGCCCCGGATGCCGTTCCCCCGAGTCCCGCACGTGCGTGGCCTGCTGCTCGCGGCAGGGTCGGGCCGTCGCATGGGTGGGCCGAAGGCCTTGGTCCGCATGGGCCCCGACCGGCCGACGCTCGTGGAGCACGCGGTGACGAGCCTGCTCGACGGCGGGTGCGACGGGGTGACCGTCGTCGTCGGGGCGGCCGGGCCCGAGGTCACGGCCATCGTCGCCGCGCTCGGCCGTGACGTCGACGTCGTCCAGTGCATCGACCACCTCGAGGGCATGGGCGCCTCCGTGCGCTCCGGTCTGACCTCGGTGACGACCGCGAACCGGGAGGGCCGCGACCCCGTCGACGCGGTGCTCGTCTCGCTCGTCGACCTGCCCGACGTCGGCCCGGAGGTCGTCGACCGGCTGCTGCAGTCGTCGGCGCCCGCCGCCGACAACACTGACACCACCGGCGCCACCGACAGCCCGGCTCGGGGCGCAGCGGTCGACGCCACCCCGGACCCGACGGCAGCGCAGTCGGACGCCGGCCGCCCGGCATCCGGGTGGCGGTCGGTGCTGGCCCGCACCGCCTACGAGGGCACCCCCGGGCACCCCGTCGTCATCGGCCGCGACCACTGGGCCGCCGTCGCCGAGGCCGCCGTCGGTGACCGCGGTGCCCGCGACCACTTCCGCACGAACGAGCACGTCCTCGTCGAGTGCGGCGACCTCGCGACCGGCGTCGACGTCGACACCCCGGACGAGCTCGCCTCACGCGGTTGA
- a CDS encoding vWA domain-containing protein: MVPVPTAPSPSPAGPTRATGPVPVRLPADAVFLGLARALRAAGLAVTADRERVFLTAVAAGDAGSRRHVYWAGRATLTSSPADAEAYDAVFTAWFADDTPTTANRAQHPPSVTRQAPLGGDGDLGVAADEGEALRATASEQEVLRHRDVGSLTADERRTLADLFATLRPMPPTRRARRPVAARRGRVDGPATLREHVRRLGEPGRIVHRRNGVRPRRVVLLIDVSGSMSPYADSLLRLAHAYVRSTASGTRAVTTEVFTMGTRLTHVTRALRERDPDRALVAAGRVVPDWSGGTRLGEALGAFLDLWGRRGMARGAVVVVFSDGWEREGPELLAEQMRRLAGLAHRVVWSNPHRGKVGYQPVQQGIVAALPFIDDFVAGHSLAAFEQLIEVVARA, translated from the coding sequence ATGGTCCCCGTCCCCACGGCGCCGTCGCCGTCGCCGGCCGGCCCGACCCGCGCGACCGGGCCGGTACCCGTGCGCCTCCCCGCGGATGCCGTGTTCCTCGGTCTCGCGCGCGCCCTCCGGGCCGCCGGCCTGGCCGTCACGGCCGACCGCGAGCGCGTGTTCCTCACGGCGGTGGCCGCCGGTGACGCCGGGTCCCGCCGCCACGTCTACTGGGCGGGCCGGGCCACCCTCACCTCGTCCCCGGCCGACGCCGAGGCGTACGACGCCGTCTTCACCGCGTGGTTCGCCGACGACACACCGACGACGGCCAACCGGGCGCAGCACCCGCCGAGCGTGACTCGGCAGGCGCCGCTCGGTGGCGACGGTGACCTCGGTGTGGCCGCCGACGAGGGGGAGGCGCTGCGGGCCACCGCGAGCGAGCAGGAGGTGCTGCGGCACCGCGACGTCGGCTCGCTCACCGCCGACGAGCGACGCACGCTCGCCGACCTCTTCGCGACGCTGCGGCCGATGCCGCCGACGCGACGGGCACGACGACCGGTCGCGGCGCGCCGTGGCCGGGTCGACGGGCCCGCCACCCTGCGCGAGCACGTCCGCCGTCTGGGCGAGCCGGGCCGGATCGTCCACCGCCGCAACGGGGTCCGCCCCCGCCGCGTCGTCCTGCTCATCGACGTCTCGGGCTCGATGAGCCCCTACGCCGACAGCCTGCTGCGGCTCGCGCACGCGTACGTGCGCTCCACGGCATCCGGCACCCGGGCCGTCACCACCGAGGTCTTCACGATGGGCACCCGCCTCACCCACGTCACCCGGGCGCTGCGTGAGCGCGACCCCGACCGGGCGCTCGTCGCCGCGGGTCGGGTCGTGCCCGACTGGTCGGGCGGCACCCGCCTCGGCGAGGCGCTCGGCGCCTTCCTCGACCTGTGGGGGCGGCGCGGCATGGCGCGGGGCGCCGTCGTCGTCGTGTTCTCCGACGGGTGGGAGCGTGAGGGGCCGGAGCTGCTCGCCGAGCAGATGCGTCGTCTGGCCGGGCTCGCCCACCGCGTCGTCTGGTCGAACCCCCACCGGGGCAAGGTGGGCTACCAACCGGTGCAGCAGGGCATCGTCGCCGCCCTGCCGTTCATCGACGACTTCGTCGCCGGGCACTCGCTCGCGGCGTTCGAGCAGCTGATCGAGGTGGTCGCACGTGCGTGA
- a CDS encoding Type 1 glutamine amidotransferase-like domain-containing protein, which translates to MTTILLGPQRFTVTVAAVVRSLGLDGPVAMINSGWEEREDDDGELSGHFAGAARNLRLHHRLLDAIEKDPQFAADARTFRNRHDELRAFYGIRLQAAVDAVDAVRHRTSIERVGPAAEQAAVEAVRDVDAWYTYELEQLYADVAASSGDQSGPIGWHRGEVGAMLDECAAVVIAGGNVRTLLRTLRLFRVTLPADRPVVAWSAGAMALTGRVVLFNDFASQGIAAPELHDTGLGRLPNVVALPHARRRLRLDDRERMSLLARRFRDDDLLLLDDGTVVRIPDEDAGLPAGARTIGTDGAVTTSGTVPVGAASGATAASTAPDRTGSDA; encoded by the coding sequence ATGACGACGATCCTGCTGGGCCCCCAGCGCTTCACCGTGACCGTGGCCGCCGTCGTGCGCTCGCTCGGGCTCGACGGCCCCGTCGCGATGATCAACTCCGGGTGGGAGGAGCGCGAGGACGACGACGGCGAGCTGAGCGGCCACTTCGCCGGCGCCGCCCGCAACCTGCGACTGCACCACCGGCTGCTCGACGCGATCGAGAAGGACCCGCAGTTCGCGGCCGACGCCCGCACCTTCCGCAACCGGCACGACGAGCTGCGCGCCTTCTACGGCATCCGGCTGCAGGCGGCTGTCGACGCCGTCGACGCGGTCCGTCACCGGACCTCCATCGAGCGGGTCGGCCCGGCCGCGGAGCAGGCCGCGGTCGAGGCGGTCCGTGACGTCGACGCCTGGTACACGTACGAGCTCGAGCAGCTCTACGCCGACGTGGCCGCGTCGTCGGGTGACCAGAGCGGCCCGATCGGCTGGCACCGCGGCGAGGTCGGGGCGATGCTCGACGAGTGCGCCGCGGTCGTCATCGCCGGGGGCAACGTGCGTACCCTGCTGCGCACCCTCCGGCTCTTCCGCGTGACGCTGCCGGCCGACCGCCCCGTCGTGGCGTGGTCGGCGGGGGCCATGGCCCTCACCGGCCGGGTCGTGCTCTTCAACGACTTCGCCTCGCAGGGCATCGCGGCGCCCGAGCTGCACGACACCGGGCTCGGTCGGCTGCCGAACGTCGTCGCCCTGCCGCACGCCCGACGACGCCTCCGGCTCGACGACCGTGAACGGATGTCGTTGCTGGCCAGACGTTTTCGCGATGACGACCTGCTCCTGCTCGACGACGGCACCGTCGTGCGCATCCCCGACGAGGATGCCGGTCTGCCGGCCGGTGCGCGCACCATCGGTACCGACGGCGCCGTCACGACGAGCGGCACGGTCCCGGTGGGGGCGGCGTCGGGGGCGACGGCCGCGTCGACCGCGCCCGACAGGACGGGGTCAGACGCATGA
- a CDS encoding XdhC family protein produces MREVMDELTGWWERGETVGMGTVVGTWRSAPRQPGAAMLVGPGGEAVGSVSGGCVEGAVYELAQDVVASGRPALQRYGVSDDDAYAVGLTCGGILDVFVEPVSREAFPELGEVARDVAAGRPVAVATVVEHPEPTWVGRRIVVRPEDGDVGGDAVATAARTASIGSARADDAVLDDARGLLAQGRSGLLTYGPDGERRGEGMRVFVSAFAPKPRMLVFGAIDFAAAVARVGSFLGYQVTVCDARPVFATTTRFPGADEVVVRWPSDYLQDQVDAGRVDARTVVAVLTHDPKFDVPLLEVALRLPDVGFVGAMGSRRTHDDRLARLREAGLTETELARLSSPIGLDLGARTPEETAVSIAAEIVALRWGGAGERLTATDGPIHHHHHTDAPTS; encoded by the coding sequence GTGCGTGAGGTGATGGACGAGCTGACGGGCTGGTGGGAGCGCGGCGAGACCGTCGGCATGGGCACCGTCGTGGGGACGTGGCGCTCGGCGCCGCGCCAGCCGGGGGCGGCCATGCTCGTCGGGCCCGGAGGCGAGGCGGTCGGGTCGGTCTCCGGCGGATGTGTCGAGGGCGCCGTGTACGAGCTGGCGCAGGACGTCGTCGCCTCCGGCCGGCCGGCGTTGCAGCGCTACGGCGTCAGCGACGACGACGCGTACGCCGTGGGCCTGACCTGCGGCGGCATCCTCGACGTCTTCGTCGAGCCGGTCAGTCGCGAGGCCTTCCCCGAGCTCGGCGAGGTGGCGCGGGACGTCGCCGCCGGGCGCCCGGTCGCCGTCGCCACCGTCGTGGAGCACCCCGAGCCGACGTGGGTCGGACGCCGCATCGTCGTGCGCCCCGAGGACGGCGACGTGGGCGGTGACGCGGTTGCGACCGCCGCCCGGACGGCATCCATCGGCAGTGCCCGCGCCGACGACGCGGTGCTCGACGACGCCAGAGGGCTTCTCGCCCAAGGTCGTTCGGGTCTGCTCACCTACGGCCCCGACGGTGAGCGGCGCGGTGAGGGGATGCGCGTCTTCGTCTCGGCCTTCGCGCCCAAGCCGCGCATGCTCGTCTTCGGCGCCATTGACTTCGCGGCCGCGGTCGCGCGGGTGGGCTCCTTCCTCGGCTACCAGGTCACGGTCTGCGACGCGCGCCCGGTGTTCGCGACGACGACGCGCTTCCCGGGCGCCGACGAGGTCGTCGTCCGCTGGCCGAGCGACTACCTGCAGGACCAGGTGGATGCCGGTCGCGTCGACGCGCGCACCGTCGTCGCCGTGCTCACCCACGACCCGAAGTTCGACGTGCCGCTGCTCGAGGTGGCGCTGCGGCTGCCGGACGTCGGCTTCGTCGGCGCGATGGGGTCGCGCCGCACCCACGACGACCGGCTCGCCCGGCTGCGCGAGGCCGGGCTGACCGAGACCGAGCTGGCGCGGCTGTCGTCGCCGATCGGGCTCGACCTCGGGGCCCGCACCCCGGAGGAGACGGCCGTGTCGATCGCCGCCGAGATCGTCGCCCTGCGGTGGGGCGGGGCCGGCGAGCGCCTCACCGCAACGGACGGGCCCATCCACCACCACCACCACACCGACGCCCCCACCTCCTGA
- a CDS encoding AAA family ATPase, with protein sequence MQPAAPDETDATAEPVRDLASAFDDADDVARVLARTGYLADDALATVTFLATRLGRPLLLEGEPGTGKTALAEAVAQALDLPLVRLQCYEGIDATQALYDWDFPRQILHLRTLEAVGRPDGAAGGDDAVAAAEAQLFDERFLLARPILRALREAPCVLLVDEVDRADDEFEAFLLEVLSTWQVTVPELGTIAAATPPLVVLTSNRTRELHDALKRRCLYHWIDHPGLARELDIVRSRLPEVSEALATQVVSAVQRLRETAGLVKPPGVAETLDWARALDTVGATRLDAETAAATLGAAVKYREDAERVRAMLDRVLTA encoded by the coding sequence ATGCAGCCCGCCGCACCCGATGAGACCGACGCGACCGCCGAGCCCGTGCGCGACCTCGCCTCGGCCTTCGACGACGCCGACGACGTCGCCCGGGTGCTCGCCCGCACCGGCTACCTCGCCGACGACGCCCTCGCGACGGTGACCTTCCTCGCCACCCGGCTCGGGCGTCCGCTGCTGCTCGAGGGCGAGCCCGGCACCGGCAAGACGGCGCTCGCGGAGGCGGTGGCGCAGGCCCTCGACCTGCCGCTCGTGCGGCTCCAGTGCTACGAGGGCATCGACGCCACGCAGGCGCTCTATGACTGGGACTTCCCCCGGCAGATCCTGCACCTGCGCACCCTCGAGGCCGTCGGGCGCCCGGACGGCGCAGCCGGCGGCGATGACGCGGTCGCGGCCGCCGAGGCCCAGCTGTTCGACGAGCGGTTCCTGCTCGCCCGCCCGATCCTGCGGGCGCTGCGCGAGGCGCCGTGCGTGCTGCTCGTCGACGAGGTCGACCGGGCCGACGACGAGTTCGAGGCCTTCCTGCTCGAGGTGCTCTCGACGTGGCAGGTGACCGTGCCCGAGCTCGGCACCATCGCGGCCGCGACACCGCCCCTCGTCGTGCTCACCTCCAACCGCACCCGCGAGCTGCACGACGCCCTCAAGCGACGCTGCCTCTACCACTGGATCGACCACCCCGGCCTGGCCCGCGAGCTCGACATCGTGCGGAGCCGCCTGCCCGAGGTGTCCGAGGCGCTCGCCACCCAGGTCGTCTCGGCGGTGCAGCGCCTGCGTGAGACGGCCGGCCTCGTCAAGCCGCCCGGCGTCGCCGAGACCCTCGACTGGGCCCGTGCGCTCGACACGGTCGGCGCCACCCGCCTCGACGCCGAGACGGCCGCTGCCACCCTCGGTGCGGCCGTGAAGTACCGCGAGGACGCGGAGCGGGTGCGGGCCATGCTCGACCGGGTCCTCACGGCCTGA
- a CDS encoding BldC family transcriptional regulator, translating to MSKGFDAEPLLTPREVAAIFRVDPKTVSRWGEAGKLSTVRTLGGHRRFYQSEVESLLDSHIENG from the coding sequence ATGAGTAAGGGATTCGATGCTGAACCGCTGCTGACTCCGCGGGAGGTGGCCGCGATCTTCCGGGTGGACCCGAAGACCGTGAGTCGCTGGGGTGAGGCGGGCAAGCTGTCGACGGTGCGCACCCTGGGTGGCCACCGCCGCTTCTACCAGTCCGAGGTCGAGTCGCTGCTCGACTCGCACATCGAGAACGGTTGA
- a CDS encoding esterase family protein produces MKVTDRWYSERIHEDVTVARWGSYGAPVLLFPTAGGDAEEVERHQMIEHLAPLIDAGRAKVYSVDSIAGRALAQRRGNAEYQLALFNRFHDVIAHEVIPAIHSDLGGQPIPVTVAGASIGAFNALAITCRYPELVHSAVCMSGTYAIEQFLGGFVNDDLYFSSPLRFLPGLEGSQLDTLRRRMVVFASGSGRWEDVGESWAVAKVLGEKGVPNRVDDWGPGYDHDWPTWWAMLPVYLDDLLP; encoded by the coding sequence ATGAAGGTGACCGACCGCTGGTACTCCGAGCGGATCCACGAGGACGTCACGGTCGCCCGCTGGGGCAGCTACGGCGCTCCGGTCCTGCTCTTCCCGACCGCCGGCGGCGACGCCGAGGAGGTCGAGCGGCACCAGATGATCGAGCACCTCGCCCCGCTCATCGACGCGGGGCGGGCCAAGGTCTACTCCGTCGACAGCATCGCCGGTCGGGCCCTGGCCCAGCGTCGCGGCAACGCCGAGTACCAGCTCGCGCTCTTCAACCGGTTCCACGACGTCATCGCCCACGAGGTCATCCCGGCCATCCACTCCGACCTCGGCGGCCAGCCGATACCGGTGACCGTGGCCGGCGCCTCGATCGGGGCCTTCAACGCCCTCGCCATCACGTGCCGCTACCCCGAGCTCGTCCACTCCGCGGTGTGCATGAGCGGCACCTACGCCATCGAGCAGTTCCTCGGCGGCTTCGTCAACGACGACCTGTACTTCTCGTCGCCCCTGCGGTTCCTGCCCGGCCTCGAGGGGTCGCAGCTCGACACCCTCCGCCGGCGCATGGTCGTGTTCGCCTCCGGCAGCGGCCGGTGGGAGGACGTCGGCGAGTCGTGGGCCGTGGCCAAGGTGCTCGGCGAGAAGGGCGTCCCCAACCGGGTCGACGACTGGGGGCCCGGCTACGACCACGACTGGCCGACGTGGTGGGCCATGCTGCCCGTCTACCTCGACGACCTCCTGCCCTGA